A window of Scophthalmus maximus strain ysfricsl-2021 chromosome 4, ASM2237912v1, whole genome shotgun sequence genomic DNA:
CaaaatttctttcattttctgttttcagtgcCTCATTGTTATGTACAGTAAACGGTGTACAATTTACTGTGGTGATATAGACACAGTCCTTTggtcatggaaaaaaaaaattaaaacttcaGTAAGTCAAAACATGTGTTCTGTTCTTTGAAGAGCTATTTTATTCgttcaaatcacattttttgtaaattgaattAGTCTTTCACCTGTTGCTCCCCTTTCAAATCATGGCAACGATAAAGATACCAACTCTTCCAGTACCAGTCAATCAGTCACCTTGTTCTGAGCAATGCCAGTGGTTCCTCGTTGAGTAATTTTACAGCAATGTTGAAATGAGTTATTGGATCTTATTGTGACTGCATATCTTATGTTTAATTGTATTTCTcccattcttttgtttttctgctgttcATTTTTGCACAATCAGACCACAGAGTTTGGTGCTGCTTGATCATACCATTATTTCCACTCGTCGATTTCTCTGTTCCTCTGAAAATAAGATTCAGCCTAAGCCTCTGTTGAATGGCTATCAACCGTCTTTGATCatcatgttttaaatttaatttgcgAGTCCCAACCAGAAAATGAGCTAGTCttagacatttttattgaaCACGTATTGACAAGCATCACGAAATAAAAGATGCCAAGGTTGTTGTAAAAgctgttcatccatccatccattagcttaATTGCTTATCTTTGAGGGTCGCAAGGGGGCCAGAGCCCATCCCAGCTGACAAGAGGACCACAGGGCTGACACGCAAAGACAAACAATTATTCATGCCTatattcacacctacgggcaatttatAGTCACCAGTCAACCTAACCTGCCTGTGTTTGGCCTCCAGGTATTCCAGTTTCCTCCCAGCTGTCAACCTAACAttaaaattatgtatttttcttaaatagGATCTACAGGTATGTCATATTGGCATGAAAAAGATGGCTTATCAGGCAAGCCTCTATAGGGGTTGCAGGACCTTTAAAATAGGAACAGCTTGTGTCCTTGATTGTGAAATATAACATAACCACTGTCATTCAAAATCAGTTTTGGACATACAGGGAGCAATCTGAATGATAAAATACAACTTTAACTGCTGAACTGCCGCTTGAgccttggtttgtttgtcagtacaATCTTCAGAAGCTCTTACTATAATGTTAGTGTGAAAGGAGATTTATATTTTCGTTCaattttgtaaaaagaaaaaggtaagaTCGGcatcacaccttttttttttttagcttgtgtTCTACATTCTACACACAAAGGATAATAAATAATCACAGCACAATGTAAGGAACATTGAGTTCTCTGAatgttcaaaatcaaattttcgCTTAAGGAGGAGTGCTTTACGTCTCTCTCCGGTTCCGCATCCGCAGCCCGCTCACTCCAACTTCTTTGGGCATGTCTGCTTGTATAGGATCGTCACCCTCCTCAGGGGCAGACAATAACGAAtactcctctttgtcctcctctgcttcttcctccGGGTTGGGGCATCCTTCACAACTGAACTGCAGACTCTCTGCTTCCATCACTGGATCATCTTcatcagcttcctcctcctcttctacctctgtcccctcgtcctcctcgtcctcctcatcctcctcgtcctcctcctcgtcctcctcctcctcataagTGCCCTCTTTGGGGTAGTGGAACACATCTTGGTGGTCGTTGAAGCTAATTTGCTTCTTCCCTCCATTGCGATACTGTAGCTCTTTGCTCACCTCTAAACCGAGTCTCTCCTGCTTTCTTTCTGCCGCAGGCCTCGATATACGAGGACTGAGCAACTgccttttctctgcctcctcttcttctacctcctcctcctcctcctccccttcctcctcctctatgtCTTCTACTGCTTCCTCAACTTCTTCGTCTTCATTTTCATCGTCcacctcgtcttcctctctgtcttcctctccatcttcccctTCTGCTTCATCCTCCTCGTGTACTATAGATAGCTTCCTTGCCAtaatctcttcctcctcttgctccatCCTCTCGGCCAGGGCCTCAGCAGTGAGCTGGTAGCGGGTTTCCGGCAGTGTAATGGTGTCGAATCCACGTCTGTCATAGGGAACCTCATATTCTGGGTAGGTCTCCTCCGGGTAGCctgcaaaaacagacattatttGAAGTGCAGCATGacagtttgttgttgtaattaaaatgtgtttgattgcCTTGAGGCCAAAATATTCTCCTGTGAGTGCAGTAAATGGAATTTTTGTCGGCATGCACCTTCCCAGTCTGCACCATAGGGAACCTCCTCAGCCTCCATCTC
This region includes:
- the ric3a gene encoding protein RIC-3 isoform X1 is translated as MSITTCQKVTLISCSVLCISLFLPRMLLPRGKKEMEHPEVGPGFYRPVMHRLPSPEDSDEWGVELSHSMTHSAEAMAKVKIIGRGKKYNLMAQVIPIYGFGILLYIIYIIYKLTCKKKTTKSRNYSTVIKTDIKCKIITNYELAKLQERLLETETKIERLASRKSSGSGSGRRRKSKASTSKKEEKLLRQLRQITQLIQEGRLEGASPEMEAEEVPYGADWEGYPEETYPEYEVPYDRRGFDTITLPETRYQLTAEALAERMEQEEEEIMARKLSIVHEEDEAEGEDGEEDREEDEVDDENEDEEVEEAVEDIEEEEGEEEEEEVEEEEAEKRQLLSPRISRPAAERKQERLGLEVSKELQYRNGGKKQISFNDHQDVFHYPKEGTYEEEEDEEEDEEDEEDEEDEGTEVEEEEEADEDDPVMEAESLQFSCEGCPNPEEEAEEDKEEYSLLSAPEEGDDPIQADMPKEVGVSGLRMRNRRET
- the ric3a gene encoding protein RIC-3 isoform X2 — its product is MSITTCQKVTLISCSVLCISLFLPRMLLPRGKKEMEHPEVGPGFYRPVMHRLPSPEDSDEWGVELSHSMTHSAEAMAKVKIIGRGKKYNLMAQVIPIYGFGILLYIIYIIYKLTCKKKTTKSRNYSTVIKTDIKLTNYELAKLQERLLETETKIERLASRKSSGSGSGRRRKSKASTSKKEEKLLRQLRQITQLIQEGRLEGASPEMEAEEVPYGADWEGYPEETYPEYEVPYDRRGFDTITLPETRYQLTAEALAERMEQEEEEIMARKLSIVHEEDEAEGEDGEEDREEDEVDDENEDEEVEEAVEDIEEEEGEEEEEEVEEEEAEKRQLLSPRISRPAAERKQERLGLEVSKELQYRNGGKKQISFNDHQDVFHYPKEGTYEEEEDEEEDEEDEEDEEDEGTEVEEEEEADEDDPVMEAESLQFSCEGCPNPEEEAEEDKEEYSLLSAPEEGDDPIQADMPKEVGVSGLRMRNRRET